A stretch of DNA from Globicephala melas chromosome 4, mGloMel1.2, whole genome shotgun sequence:
TGTCGTCATTCCACTGGTAAAGGTAGGGACCCCCGAGGCCAGGATTGGCTGTTGGCTGATGATACATCACAACACACTTTTCACTTCCACAGGAAGGTTCATCAGTATACCAGTTTCTGCCAAGTACAGAGCAGCAGGAACACTTCTCAGTGACTTCGCCTGTTCTATTCTGACATCCTCTACAGATAACAGAAATCTCCCTTTGTCCTCTGCCCTCTGAGTAGCCCCCTTTGCGTCCTCAGGATCCCTACTCACCGGTACTGGGAACTACTTCCATCGGACCACTGGTAGAGATCTGGGCAGGCACCAGATGTTTGCCCCTCTCCATTTCTCCAAAGCCCTATCCAGAAATCACCATCAGAAATTCCGGTTCCAGGCTTTGTCAGGTTTTGCAACATGCTTTCTATTAACTTCTGTTCTGCTTCATTCTCAAGGCTGAGAAGGACTCCCCCTTCGCTCTCACAAGCCAGGCGTGCCTCCTGAAAGCTCACTCGGCTGGATAGCTCATGGAAGTAGGCCATCTTGTAGCAGGGATGTTTGAAATCAGCAAAACATACCTTTTGGCCTGAAGAAAAAAGATGCCCATGTACTGATTATCTGAACCATATTCATAATGCTACTTactacaaattaaaatgaaagaaccaATCAAAACAGAAACAATCTGCCAAGAATGCTTCTCCCATTGAACCACTgcataaagtttattttctagaTTCTTATTTCAATTTACAAAAGCAAATTGATTCCCTAATAAACTTGTAACAtaaacttttaaaggaaatttttgtAAAGGGAAGTCATAATTCTCCTGGCTTAGATTTTGTAAACTGACACCATAGTGAGTGAAAGTAGCTTAAAAAAATGTCAGGTATTCACAGTAAAGGAAGCTAAAAGGtcaaaattatgaaataagaATCATAATTCATAAAGGAAttattaaaaacaagtaaaaaaagcaaatttaCATAAGGTATCATGAAgtgaatacatttaaataattgaaatttaaataaagtgGCAAATTTAAggtgtaaatatttgtttttattgtatatatCTGAGAGCAAATACATTAAAATTGAAAGTTAACAGAAGTCAGAATGAAGGTAACACTAATAATAAACAAtttattggggacttccctggtggcacagtggttaagaatctgcctgccaatgctggggacacgggtttgagccctgatccaggaagatcccacgtgctgtggagcaactaaactcgtgtgccacaactactgaggccacgtgccacaactactgaagcccacacgcctaaagcccgtgctccacaacaagagaagccaccgcagtgagaagcccgtgcactgcaacgaaaagtagcccccgctcgcagcaactagagaaagc
This window harbors:
- the CHODL gene encoding chondrolectin, with the protein product MSRVVSLLLGAALLCGHGAFCRRVVSGQKVCFADFKHPCYKMAYFHELSSRVSFQEARLACESEGGVLLSLENEAEQKLIESMLQNLTKPGTGISDGDFWIGLWRNGEGQTSGACPDLYQWSDGSSSQYRNWYTDEPSCGSEKCVVMYHQPTANPGLGGPYLYQWNDDRCNMKHNYICKYEPEINPTAPIEKTYFTNQPGDTHQNVVVTEAGIIPNLIYVVIPTIPLLLLILVAFGTCCFQMLHKSKGRTKTSPHQSTLWISKSTRKESGMEV